In Planctomycetia bacterium, one DNA window encodes the following:
- a CDS encoding type I restriction-modification system subunit M: MSNKLTKKDIESVVWRACDTFRGAIDPSEYKNYILTMLFVKYLSDLAKDKRGEFMDRYKGDKQRVDRAMSRERFVMPAECDFDHLYARRDDNNVGELINISLEKIEDENKTKLENVFRNIDFNSEPALGQTKERNRRLKLLLEDFAQLDLRPSHLEGRDIIGDVYEYLIGKFAAGAGKKAGEFYTPPEVSTLLARLLKPKKGDRICDPACGSGSLLIKVGRQVGSDDFHLAGQESNGSTWALCKMNMFLHGVDSARIEWCDTITNPKLIEDDNLQRFNIVVANPPFSLDKWGQDYAAHDRFHRFSRGLPPKSRGDYGFISHMVEIAIHGEGRVGVVVPHGVLFRGGQEGIIRQKLIDENLIEAVIGLPPNLFYGTGIPAAILLLNKAKRTKDILFIDASREFEDGPNQNHLRDQDIDKIVKTYEAFKTVKKYAYRAKVEEVRENECNLNIPRYVDTFEEEREIDITAVQREIEQIELELAQTRKQMTGYMRELGYGR; the protein is encoded by the coding sequence ATGTCGAATAAGCTGACCAAGAAGGATATCGAAAGCGTCGTCTGGCGAGCGTGCGACACGTTTCGCGGAGCGATCGACCCTTCCGAGTACAAAAACTACATCCTCACGATGCTGTTCGTGAAATACCTGAGCGACTTGGCCAAGGACAAGCGCGGCGAGTTTATGGATCGCTACAAGGGCGACAAGCAGCGCGTCGACCGGGCCATGAGCCGGGAGCGCTTCGTCATGCCGGCCGAGTGCGATTTTGATCACCTGTATGCTCGCCGCGACGACAACAACGTCGGTGAGCTCATTAACATCAGCTTGGAGAAGATCGAAGATGAGAATAAGACCAAGCTCGAGAATGTCTTTCGCAACATCGATTTCAACTCCGAGCCGGCACTCGGCCAGACGAAGGAACGCAACCGCCGGCTGAAGCTGCTGCTCGAAGACTTCGCACAGCTTGACCTCCGTCCGTCGCACCTGGAAGGACGCGACATCATTGGCGACGTGTACGAGTACCTCATTGGCAAGTTCGCCGCTGGCGCGGGCAAGAAGGCCGGCGAGTTCTACACGCCGCCCGAGGTTTCGACGTTGCTGGCCCGCCTCCTCAAGCCCAAGAAGGGCGACCGCATCTGCGACCCGGCCTGCGGGTCCGGATCGCTTTTGATCAAGGTCGGCCGGCAAGTCGGCTCCGACGATTTTCACCTTGCCGGCCAGGAGTCGAACGGCTCAACATGGGCGCTTTGCAAGATGAACATGTTTCTGCACGGCGTGGACAGCGCCCGAATCGAGTGGTGCGACACGATTACCAATCCGAAGTTGATCGAGGACGACAACCTCCAGCGTTTCAATATCGTGGTCGCCAATCCTCCGTTCAGCTTGGACAAGTGGGGCCAGGATTACGCCGCCCACGACCGCTTTCACCGTTTCAGTCGCGGACTGCCTCCCAAGAGCCGTGGCGATTACGGCTTCATCTCGCACATGGTTGAGATCGCCATTCACGGGGAGGGTCGCGTTGGAGTGGTCGTGCCGCATGGCGTGCTGTTCCGCGGTGGGCAGGAAGGCATCATCCGCCAGAAGCTGATCGACGAGAACCTGATCGAGGCGGTCATCGGCCTGCCGCCGAACCTGTTCTACGGCACGGGCATCCCGGCGGCGATCCTGCTACTGAACAAGGCCAAGCGCACGAAGGACATCCTGTTTATCGACGCCAGCCGCGAGTTCGAGGATGGCCCGAATCAGAACCACCTGCGCGACCAGGACATCGACAAGATCGTGAAGACCTACGAGGCGTTCAAGACGGTTAAGAAGTACGCCTACCGGGCGAAGGTCGAGGAGGTCCGCGAGAACGAATGCAACTTGAATATCCCGCGCTATGTGGACACGTTTGAGGAGGAAAGGGAGATCGACATCACTGCCGTGCAGCGTGAAATCGAGCAGATCGAGCTGGAATTGGCGCAAACACGGAAGCAAATGACCGGATACATGCGGGAGCTCGGTTATGGTCGTTGA
- a CDS encoding GIY-YIG nuclease family protein has protein sequence MNRGRTIRIHLVEGAPTGTLTAEIMNWTGKVVVFSRSQLADAAKRAEAHRTGIYFLVGSDPDNPAREWVYIGEADDVLKRLAYHDRDERRDFWQRTVFIVSKDENLTKAHARYLESRLIQMANEAHRAKVRNDTAPPTPALPEADVADMEYFLEQVVMMMPVLGFGFLQPSPRVELAIGTAPQSPLFRLAAAGVQAEARVVDGQFVVLKGSTARKQGVDSWTSYKGLRADLIESGRIVEGTDPQILVFEENVSFDSPSAAAAVVLGRNSNGRLAWKVADTGKTYADWQALQLELAGVDAVADESGEDNVR, from the coding sequence ATGAACCGAGGACGGACAATCCGCATTCACTTGGTCGAAGGGGCACCAACCGGGACCCTGACGGCTGAGATCATGAACTGGACCGGCAAGGTTGTCGTGTTCTCGCGGTCGCAGCTTGCGGACGCGGCGAAGCGAGCCGAGGCCCATCGGACCGGCATCTACTTCCTCGTCGGCTCCGACCCGGACAACCCCGCCCGCGAGTGGGTCTACATCGGCGAGGCCGACGACGTGCTCAAACGGCTCGCCTATCACGACCGCGATGAGCGACGCGATTTCTGGCAACGTACCGTCTTCATCGTTAGCAAGGATGAAAACCTGACTAAGGCCCACGCGCGATATCTCGAAAGCCGTCTCATTCAGATGGCGAACGAGGCGCACCGCGCGAAAGTTAGGAATGACACCGCTCCGCCGACGCCGGCCCTGCCAGAGGCCGACGTCGCCGACATGGAGTACTTCCTCGAACAGGTCGTGATGATGATGCCAGTCCTCGGGTTCGGGTTCCTTCAGCCCAGCCCGCGCGTCGAGTTGGCGATAGGAACAGCCCCGCAATCGCCGCTGTTTCGGTTGGCCGCCGCCGGCGTGCAGGCGGAGGCGCGGGTGGTCGACGGCCAATTCGTCGTGCTGAAAGGCTCCACCGCGCGCAAGCAGGGCGTCGATTCGTGGACGAGCTACAAGGGCCTGCGGGCGGACTTGATCGAGAGCGGGCGCATCGTCGAAGGGACCGACCCCCAGATTCTCGTCTTCGAGGAAAACGTGTCGTTCGACAGCCCCAGCGCCGCGGCGGCCGTGGTGCTGGGTCGCAACTCCAACGGTCGCCTCGCATGGAAAGTTGCCGACACCGGCAAGACATACGCCGACTGGCAGGCGCTGCAACTCGAACTTGCGGGCGTTGATGCTGTGGCTGACGAATCAGGTGAGGACAATGTTCGATAA
- a CDS encoding restriction endonuclease subunit S, whose translation MVVEGQLRLGQLFANRRERGRAGLPIMSVTMNDGLVERSSLDRKTDSALRPEDHLLIKAGDIAYNMMRMWQGASGLASRDGLISPAYVVLRPLDAIDPLFASYWFKSARMVHLFWAYSYGLTSDRLRLYFKDFVTIPVVVPPISMQKRIAEMLRVWDQAQRLVKKRLDGSLARKRALMQRLIGSQLHEDFARSRNRVKVVEFGRIVQLRNDRYDPHDNGESLPCVELEHIVSEEGRLLGTCRSDQQDSLKNRFSPGNILFGKLRPYLAKYFFPTFAGVCSTEIWVLECDARVCEPKFLYYCVQTHSFIQRASVGAGSKMPRAEWDWVSEIPIVLPGIVDQRRIVEVLETCDREIAALNRHLDLLKEQKRGLMQKMLTGQDQVPTGKGGHR comes from the coding sequence ATGGTCGTTGAAGGCCAACTACGGCTTGGACAACTCTTTGCGAATCGTCGTGAGCGAGGCCGTGCCGGCCTGCCGATCATGTCTGTGACGATGAACGACGGATTGGTCGAACGCAGCTCGCTTGATCGCAAGACGGACTCAGCGCTCCGCCCGGAGGATCATTTGCTGATTAAGGCTGGCGACATCGCCTACAACATGATGCGCATGTGGCAGGGCGCATCTGGGTTGGCTTCCCGCGATGGGCTCATCAGCCCGGCCTACGTAGTACTGAGACCATTGGATGCCATTGACCCACTGTTCGCCTCATACTGGTTCAAGTCTGCGAGGATGGTACATCTGTTCTGGGCCTACTCATACGGGCTGACTAGCGACAGGCTACGGTTGTATTTCAAAGATTTTGTGACTATTCCGGTTGTAGTCCCGCCGATATCGATGCAAAAACGGATTGCAGAAATGCTCCGCGTTTGGGATCAGGCCCAACGGTTGGTGAAGAAGCGACTCGACGGCTCCCTTGCGAGAAAACGCGCGCTCATGCAGCGGCTGATTGGGTCGCAACTCCACGAGGACTTCGCAAGAAGCCGAAATCGAGTGAAAGTAGTCGAGTTCGGTAGGATCGTTCAGTTGCGAAATGATCGATACGACCCTCACGACAATGGGGAATCATTGCCATGCGTTGAGCTTGAGCACATTGTGTCAGAGGAAGGGAGGCTTCTTGGAACGTGTCGCTCTGATCAACAGGACAGCCTGAAGAACCGCTTCAGTCCTGGCAATATTCTCTTTGGAAAACTCCGCCCATACCTCGCCAAGTACTTCTTTCCGACCTTCGCTGGTGTCTGCTCAACTGAGATCTGGGTGCTCGAGTGTGACGCACGCGTTTGTGAGCCAAAGTTCCTCTACTATTGTGTCCAAACACACTCCTTCATACAGCGAGCGAGCGTTGGAGCTGGCTCGAAGATGCCGAGGGCAGAATGGGATTGGGTATCAGAGATCCCAATCGTCTTGCCGGGAATCGTCGATCAACGACGCATCGTTGAGGTTCTCGAAACCTGCGATCGTGAAATCGCGGCACTTAACCGACACCTTGACCTCTTGAAGGAACAGAAAAGGGGTCTGATGCAGAAAATGCTGACCGGCCAAGATCAAGTGCCGACAGGGAAGGGAGGGCACCGATGA
- a CDS encoding protein kinase, whose translation MLDARTMELQPNTDQERLALAAFQVAVDLPIGDDEEHVKRACGGDAVALTFALQMLDNYRKRDARKSPEVEDGETATNRPDTPPAESAGLYREFKEQLEDSKVPDITEFLERVPKEHRGDLLGELIRLEYADRWQKGELPTLAEYVQRFPDEGHRTRDALFTSRPGGPKYVLYDSKPLGEGSFGTVYKARSTARGHDVAVKILGGASYNRIEPAQFLNEFRTVASIRHPGIVPVHDYDCFANGVPFFVMDCLSRGTLAEVLKNAPCGLEPDRAAKLMITIARAVHAAHESGDDSGTVVHCDLKPANILLDEGGEPHVSDFGVAATVAAIHQGTASIGGTPAYASPELLRRRRGEPANIDRRSDVWSLGVTLYELLTGKRPFLGYSCDYVEKLIERERPTAPVDLNRKVPHELERIVLVCLEKEQDKRFRTAEKLAVALEQWLQDNSLRNYAAIFQKEVATFQLPFEDSRPIGDLLPLRFVQRETLPRATPDSYMRASPAKGVKSDVEEDGGDAEDEDQQQPEKAISSFSIDEVVSKSIRSWIVGPSGSGKSAQLDALAHSLCSDWLESPNPHAATLRIPVRVDARLCSDGLIAYCNAFLSARIDNGDSQLDAKTTHRWLQEGQLLLLIDYLDEIGEESRKQVLTRIADIAKQYPRTSIILVSQLAFPPELREFTRYDVAPLKSAQVLRIFTAHCGEVKGQEAFLRLREAGAIEPFLLPIHAWFLAMAYDSIPIGETHFCPGIIYKRILEDGLRQFFEERDGMALGAEAAITFLARLAHRMNSLRQADLSDVECLTISPPEAALTSTHLITLIKALASTGVLIHSAGRVSFRHPTYRSYFCAVQLRKSCSAREVFSLSSDPSSKDVLRFFVGITDEAAASEFLNYLFKWVRRRLWILRTGPSRTVSGRLFVLLWCLSDAVHQHCELKDRLVRCLRGGVYGFLLNLWFGRSTGRELHLRLTPDSLWEYPRIVCENSRVYTVFVALIARFKTPAADRYIDARLFGGAGYVSVDRTIIYCQKRTDEMIDALLADFDGYRADGEPHPLETKRVDRERATPTLMMKRALRVFKTGSPAGAEENIVYALFESPISIVVPKVRSFLGRADRSAVLRFLRAVEVGCSWVRSTDDIFDQRAGDRDEWLRLFCEVRINHPDEQVRDAALSTLRAMSRADVLPRFAEQYFLLALDDSDEEVQCRALWPLAYAHGGIWHNDGACEELVPRLRRMLTETEGVYVRLKALQVLYYHPGFAGSLAIFLTTLQSAEVEDFVERQTAALASEHGSDFVGQVRVIAVLIAGYKFTNRLINTADVQDLLRQWCVRALGQFQFQEMTGFLRRVFEDLSEVGTVRAEALCWVCSAIEDWDQKAPLLSFGLADPASDVREHAAYRIWQAVTHIVDGRDPKPPTEVIQSFRMPLERLAAGSDGRASEYAGWAIAKMTGSRWPSRASQS comes from the coding sequence TTGCTTGATGCGCGCACTATGGAGCTCCAGCCCAATACAGATCAGGAACGACTGGCTTTGGCAGCGTTCCAAGTTGCCGTCGATCTGCCCATAGGGGATGACGAAGAGCACGTCAAGCGAGCATGTGGCGGCGACGCAGTTGCCCTCACCTTTGCGTTGCAGATGCTTGACAACTACAGAAAGCGGGATGCAAGAAAATCGCCGGAGGTTGAGGACGGAGAAACTGCTACCAACAGGCCGGATACTCCACCGGCCGAGTCGGCGGGTCTCTATCGCGAGTTTAAGGAACAACTGGAAGACAGTAAGGTGCCAGATATTACGGAGTTCCTCGAACGTGTTCCGAAGGAGCACCGGGGCGATCTGCTTGGAGAACTCATTCGGCTCGAATACGCTGACCGATGGCAGAAGGGAGAGCTGCCGACTCTCGCGGAGTATGTACAACGGTTTCCTGACGAGGGCCACAGAACAAGAGATGCACTGTTCACTAGCAGGCCGGGCGGTCCCAAATACGTACTTTATGACTCTAAACCCCTTGGTGAAGGTTCGTTCGGGACGGTCTACAAGGCTAGAAGCACAGCGCGCGGGCACGATGTCGCGGTCAAGATTCTGGGGGGCGCGTCCTACAACCGCATAGAGCCGGCGCAATTTCTGAACGAGTTTAGGACCGTCGCGAGTATCCGTCACCCCGGCATTGTTCCCGTTCATGACTATGACTGTTTCGCGAATGGTGTTCCGTTTTTCGTGATGGATTGCCTCTCCCGCGGCACGCTGGCTGAAGTGCTAAAGAATGCGCCTTGCGGCCTCGAACCAGACCGCGCTGCCAAGTTGATGATCACCATTGCCAGAGCTGTACATGCGGCGCATGAAAGCGGCGATGACAGTGGCACGGTGGTACATTGCGATCTCAAGCCAGCGAACATTCTACTTGATGAAGGAGGGGAACCACATGTGTCCGATTTTGGCGTGGCTGCCACGGTCGCTGCGATTCATCAGGGAACTGCGTCGATTGGAGGCACCCCCGCCTACGCTTCGCCGGAGTTGCTACGCCGACGTCGGGGGGAGCCAGCAAATATTGACCGGCGTTCCGATGTATGGAGTCTCGGTGTCACTCTTTACGAGCTACTTACCGGAAAACGTCCATTCCTCGGGTACTCCTGTGATTATGTCGAGAAGCTGATAGAAAGGGAGCGGCCGACAGCACCGGTAGATCTCAACAGAAAAGTGCCGCACGAACTCGAGCGGATCGTTCTGGTTTGCCTCGAGAAAGAGCAGGACAAGCGTTTTCGAACTGCTGAGAAACTTGCTGTCGCACTTGAACAGTGGCTACAAGATAATTCGCTTCGCAACTACGCGGCGATATTTCAGAAAGAAGTCGCTACGTTTCAGTTGCCCTTTGAAGATAGTCGCCCCATTGGCGACCTGCTCCCCCTTCGATTCGTCCAACGAGAAACTCTCCCGCGAGCAACGCCAGACTCGTACATGCGGGCGAGCCCGGCAAAGGGAGTTAAATCTGATGTCGAAGAGGACGGCGGGGATGCTGAGGATGAGGATCAACAGCAACCCGAGAAGGCCATATCCTCATTTAGTATTGATGAAGTTGTAAGCAAGAGTATCAGATCTTGGATCGTTGGTCCGAGTGGGTCTGGAAAATCGGCCCAGCTCGATGCTCTCGCGCACTCGTTATGCTCTGATTGGTTAGAGTCGCCAAATCCTCATGCAGCAACGCTCCGCATTCCAGTCCGCGTGGACGCCAGGTTATGCAGCGATGGGCTCATCGCTTACTGCAATGCATTCTTGAGTGCACGCATCGACAATGGCGACTCGCAACTTGATGCCAAGACGACTCATCGCTGGTTGCAAGAAGGTCAGTTGCTACTGCTCATCGACTACTTGGACGAGATTGGCGAAGAGTCGCGCAAACAGGTCTTGACGCGAATCGCCGATATTGCGAAGCAATATCCACGGACTAGCATAATTCTCGTAAGTCAGCTAGCGTTCCCTCCCGAATTACGAGAATTCACGCGATACGATGTGGCTCCTCTCAAAAGTGCTCAGGTGCTGAGGATCTTCACTGCACATTGCGGTGAGGTAAAGGGACAGGAGGCCTTCTTGCGCTTGCGCGAAGCCGGTGCAATTGAGCCCTTCCTGCTCCCTATCCATGCATGGTTCCTCGCGATGGCTTATGATTCGATTCCTATTGGCGAGACACACTTCTGTCCTGGCATAATCTACAAACGCATACTTGAAGATGGGCTTCGCCAGTTCTTTGAAGAGCGAGATGGCATGGCTCTAGGGGCAGAAGCAGCGATCACGTTCTTGGCACGTCTTGCGCATCGCATGAATTCGCTGCGTCAGGCGGACCTCTCCGACGTAGAGTGCTTAACCATCTCCCCGCCTGAGGCGGCATTAACGAGTACTCATCTAATCACGTTAATCAAAGCTCTAGCGTCAACGGGGGTCTTGATACACTCTGCCGGGCGTGTGTCATTTCGGCACCCGACGTATAGGTCATATTTCTGCGCTGTGCAGCTTAGGAAATCCTGTAGTGCTCGTGAAGTCTTCTCGCTTTCAAGCGACCCTTCGTCGAAGGATGTACTGCGTTTTTTCGTTGGAATCACTGACGAGGCTGCGGCGTCGGAGTTCCTTAATTACCTATTCAAATGGGTGCGCCGGCGGCTTTGGATACTCCGCACAGGTCCATCGAGAACCGTAAGCGGCCGTCTGTTCGTACTTCTGTGGTGCCTCTCGGATGCTGTGCATCAGCACTGCGAACTCAAAGATCGGCTAGTTAGGTGTCTTCGTGGTGGCGTTTATGGCTTCCTTCTGAACCTTTGGTTTGGACGGAGTACTGGGCGCGAGCTTCATCTACGTTTGACGCCCGATTCACTTTGGGAGTATCCGCGAATCGTCTGCGAGAATTCTCGGGTCTATACTGTCTTTGTTGCGCTTATCGCACGTTTCAAAACGCCGGCCGCTGATAGATATATCGACGCGCGGCTGTTTGGCGGAGCAGGATATGTGTCGGTGGATAGAACTATCATTTATTGCCAAAAGCGGACTGACGAAATGATCGATGCATTGCTTGCCGATTTTGATGGCTATCGAGCCGACGGTGAACCTCACCCACTAGAGACGAAGCGTGTTGATCGGGAACGTGCAACCCCGACTCTGATGATGAAACGAGCGCTAAGAGTATTCAAAACTGGTTCTCCTGCTGGCGCCGAGGAAAATATAGTTTACGCGCTTTTCGAGTCACCAATATCTATCGTGGTGCCCAAGGTCAGGAGCTTTCTGGGACGAGCAGATCGCTCGGCGGTTTTGCGATTCTTGAGGGCAGTTGAAGTGGGGTGTAGTTGGGTCAGATCTACTGATGACATATTCGATCAGCGGGCAGGCGATAGAGATGAATGGCTTCGGCTGTTTTGTGAAGTCAGGATCAATCATCCCGATGAGCAAGTACGAGATGCCGCGCTTTCAACACTTCGTGCAATGTCGAGGGCTGACGTACTCCCCAGATTTGCGGAACAGTATTTTTTGCTGGCATTAGATGATAGCGATGAAGAAGTGCAGTGTCGCGCATTGTGGCCGTTAGCTTATGCGCATGGCGGCATATGGCACAATGATGGAGCTTGTGAAGAACTCGTGCCGCGGCTCAGACGTATGCTGACGGAGACGGAAGGGGTTTATGTCCGATTGAAAGCGCTACAAGTACTTTACTATCATCCTGGTTTCGCAGGATCATTAGCGATCTTCTTAACAACTTTACAGAGTGCCGAAGTTGAAGACTTTGTGGAAAGGCAAACAGCCGCATTGGCTAGCGAGCACGGGTCCGATTTCGTAGGACAAGTGAGAGTCATTGCTGTTCTAATTGCAGGTTACAAATTCACAAATCGCTTGATCAACACGGCAGATGTACAAGATTTGTTGCGGCAATGGTGTGTCAGGGCGCTAGGTCAGTTTCAGTTCCAGGAGATGACAGGCTTTTTGCGAAGAGTTTTCGAAGATCTGAGTGAAGTCGGAACCGTGAGGGCGGAGGCCCTCTGTTGGGTGTGTAGTGCGATAGAAGACTGGGATCAGAAAGCGCCACTCCTGTCATTCGGCCTAGCCGATCCTGCAAGTGATGTTCGAGAACACGCTGCATACAGAATCTGGCAAGCAGTCACCCACATCGTCGACGGACGCGATCCAAAACCTCCTACAGAAGTCATACAATCGTTTCGTATGCCGTTAGAGCGGCTAGCCGCCGGAAGTGATGGAAGGGCCAGTGAGTATGCCGGTTGGGCAATCGCGAAGATGACTGGCTCGAGATGGCCGTCCCGAGCCAGCCAGAGCTGA
- a CDS encoding VWA domain-containing protein has product MFQFLFKNRISPTVAIQPRPAVRIVRTSSVRKIFAPDRIGLVGFHDPAFVIARPAEPFKGWLQERAQKLHDKLGGGGTNIAAGLRLSTELLEQTPPGVLRRIWLLSDGEANREVEGIMPAIERAKAARVNVNCIGIGNKFDEALLRRIVDACHNGKFVPITTLRELTDALLARGTSDAPQRLRHHRSETTVIACDCSLSMSEQMDGKPKIKVVEEAVMRLLLHKHRNFA; this is encoded by the coding sequence ATGTTCCAATTCCTGTTCAAGAATCGAATCTCTCCTACAGTGGCTATCCAGCCACGGCCAGCAGTACGGATCGTTCGCACGTCGTCAGTGCGGAAGATATTCGCTCCCGATCGCATCGGTCTCGTCGGTTTCCACGACCCGGCTTTTGTCATCGCCCGTCCGGCCGAACCTTTCAAGGGTTGGTTGCAGGAGCGGGCTCAGAAGCTGCACGACAAACTGGGCGGCGGTGGAACCAACATCGCGGCCGGTTTGCGGTTGTCCACCGAGTTGCTGGAGCAGACCCCGCCTGGCGTCTTGCGCCGGATTTGGCTGCTCAGCGACGGAGAGGCAAACCGCGAGGTCGAGGGCATCATGCCCGCCATCGAGCGTGCAAAGGCGGCCCGCGTGAACGTCAACTGCATCGGTATCGGCAACAAATTCGACGAAGCCCTGCTCCGTCGGATCGTTGATGCTTGTCACAATGGCAAGTTCGTGCCGATCACGACGCTCCGCGAGCTGACCGATGCGCTGCTTGCCCGGGGCACATCTGACGCCCCCCAGCGCCTCCGGCATCATCGATCGGAGACAACCGTCATCGCATGCGATTGCTCGCTCTCTATGAGTGAGCAGATGGATGGCAAGCCGAAGATCAAGGTGGTCGAGGAAGCCGTGATGCGGCTGCTGCTTCATAAGCATCGGAACTTTGCATGA
- a CDS encoding serine/threonine protein kinase produces the protein MTPGTIINKRYEVLQIVGRGGMGTVVRARRVSDGETVAVKYCHLKDAASIRRFKREIRLMRELKHAHVVPILKLSTQHDPPYFVMPFAEFSCGRRCEEFAADENSAIDAFLELCEGVQAIHAAGMVHRDIKPDNALIVDGRVVVADLGLAKFVDRDTTILTQTQAVVGTELYLAPEQRFSGGSRDADGRTDIYQLGKTLYQFLTNLEPAIMDMSKVPPGLAFAIRKATRENPNERYQTIGQLIDAVKTYQKARDPNANPANAFESLLNRIKERLERGEYREDDVGQMLATLMLPVVRQTTTEFLDMFDRVPHEVLAILPETHPEQLDELLRVYVGAIEEQVTNHSFSYAEIVAKKMRVLFGAAGTTPEVKGLCIEATLIAAVRLNRFAAMDTLNSMLTAVVDEADAMAVREALERQRTEYRGVCEQIPALNLHAAIRSLREELLSQESS, from the coding sequence ATGACGCCGGGCACGATCATCAACAAGCGTTACGAGGTATTGCAGATAGTCGGCCGTGGCGGAATGGGGACCGTCGTGCGGGCGCGTCGTGTGTCGGATGGCGAGACGGTTGCGGTCAAGTATTGCCACCTCAAGGATGCGGCTTCGATCCGGCGCTTCAAGCGCGAGATTCGATTGATGCGTGAGCTCAAGCACGCGCATGTCGTACCAATTCTCAAGCTGTCAACGCAGCACGATCCGCCGTACTTTGTCATGCCGTTTGCCGAATTCAGTTGCGGCCGGAGATGCGAGGAATTCGCAGCAGACGAGAATTCTGCCATCGACGCCTTCCTTGAGCTCTGCGAAGGCGTGCAGGCGATTCATGCGGCTGGCATGGTGCATCGCGATATCAAGCCGGACAACGCGCTGATTGTCGACGGCCGCGTTGTGGTCGCCGACCTCGGATTGGCCAAGTTCGTTGACCGCGATACGACGATTCTGACGCAGACGCAGGCGGTCGTGGGTACGGAGTTGTACCTCGCACCCGAACAGCGATTCTCAGGCGGAAGCCGAGATGCGGACGGCCGCACGGACATCTATCAGCTGGGCAAGACGCTCTATCAGTTTCTGACCAACCTCGAACCAGCCATTATGGATATGAGCAAAGTGCCGCCTGGCCTGGCCTTTGCGATCCGAAAGGCGACGCGCGAAAACCCGAACGAGCGGTACCAGACTATCGGGCAGCTCATCGACGCGGTGAAGACCTACCAGAAAGCGCGTGATCCGAACGCGAATCCGGCAAACGCCTTCGAATCGCTTCTCAATCGGATCAAGGAGCGTTTGGAGCGAGGAGAGTATCGCGAAGACGATGTCGGTCAGATGCTGGCGACGCTCATGTTGCCTGTTGTACGCCAGACGACCACAGAGTTCTTGGACATGTTTGATCGCGTTCCGCACGAAGTGCTTGCAATCCTGCCCGAAACGCATCCGGAGCAACTGGACGAGCTGCTGCGCGTGTACGTTGGCGCGATCGAGGAACAGGTAACCAACCACAGCTTTTCATATGCCGAGATAGTCGCGAAGAAGATGCGGGTGCTCTTCGGTGCGGCAGGGACGACGCCAGAAGTCAAGGGACTGTGCATCGAGGCGACTCTTATCGCCGCAGTTCGACTGAACCGGTTCGCCGCAATGGACACGCTGAATTCGATGCTGACAGCGGTGGTGGACGAGGCAGACGCGATGGCCGTGCGCGAAGCGCTCGAACGGCAGCGGACCGAGTACCGCGGCGTGTGCGAACAGATTCCGGCGCTGAACCTACACGCTGCCATCCGCTCGCTCCGTGAAGAGCTGTTGAGCCAGGAATCGAGTTGA